Proteins encoded together in one Solanum lycopersicum chromosome 7, SLM_r2.1 window:
- the LOC101243803 gene encoding U4/U6 small nuclear ribonucleoprotein Prp31 homolog isoform X1: protein MRIKELLPSAIIMVVSVTASTTSGKPLPEDVLQRTLEACDRTLALDSSKKKVVDFVESRMSTIAPNLCGVVGSAVAAKLMCCAGGLSLLANMPADNVRSLGGKRKNLAGFSTANALRFCYIEETDVYQSTPPSLRVKVCRILANKAILAARMDLSKAGMFNFKEEICKKMEKLQELPPARLPKPLPVPDFRSKKQRGGVRHRKRKDLYQVTEAQKLRNRVKFGLPEESSLGDGLGVGYGMLGQAGSGKLLVSARQNKKKAKIYKVKSYGGSGAAARSGLMSSSFAFTPAQGIELSNPQAYTDGTQSAYFSETGTFSKIKRQKSVFGV from the exons ATGCGAATAAAG GAATTGTTACCTTCAGCTATTATCATGGTTGTTTCTGTTACGGCGTCAACTACTAGTGGCAAGCCGTTGCCGGAGGATGTTTTACAGAGGACATTGGAAGCATGTGATAGAACCCTAGCTCTTGATTCATCGAAGAAGAAGGTCGTTGATTTTGTTGAGAGTCGAATGAGTACTATTGCTCCTAATCTGTGTGGTGTTGTTGGTAGTGCAGTTGCTGCGAAACTAATGTGTTGTGCTGGTGGTTTATCGTTGTTGGCGAATATGCCTGCTGATAATGTGAGGAGTCTGGGTGGTAAAAGGAAGAATTTAGCAGGGTTTTCCACAGCTAATGCTTTGCGATTTTGTTATATTGAGGAAACAGATGTATATCAGAGTACACCTCCTTCGTTGAGGGTGAAAGTTTGTAGAATTTTGGCGAATAAAGCTATTCTAGCAGCACGAATGGACTTGAGCAAAGCTGGAATGTTCAATTTTAAGGAAGAGATTTGTAAAAAGATGGAGAAATTGCAAGAGTTACCTCCTGCAAGGCTGCCAAAGCCTCTTCCAGTTCCTGATTTTAGGTCTAAGAAGCAGAGAGGTGGTGTTCGGCATAGAAAGAGGAAAGATCTATATCAGGTTACAGAGGCGCAGAAGCTGAGGAATAGGGTGAAGTTTGGGTTACCTGAAGAAAGCTCGTTAGGGGATGGATTAGGGGTGGGCTATGGTATGCTTGGTCAGGCTGGAAGTGGCAAGTTGCTTGTATCAGCTCGTCAGAACAAGAAAAAAGCAAAGATTTACAAGGTGAAGAGTTATGGCGGCAGTGGTGCAGCAGCCAGATCAGGCCTGATGAGTTCGAGTTTTGCCTTCACACCTGCACAAGGGATTGAGCTATCGAATCCTCAGGCATATACGGATGGAACTCAAAGCGCCTATTTTTCTGAGACAGGAACATTTTCAAAGATTAAGAGACAAAAGTCCGTTTTTGGTGTTTGA
- the LOC101243803 gene encoding U4/U6 small nuclear ribonucleoprotein Prp31 homolog isoform X2 → MVVSVTASTTSGKPLPEDVLQRTLEACDRTLALDSSKKKVVDFVESRMSTIAPNLCGVVGSAVAAKLMCCAGGLSLLANMPADNVRSLGGKRKNLAGFSTANALRFCYIEETDVYQSTPPSLRVKVCRILANKAILAARMDLSKAGMFNFKEEICKKMEKLQELPPARLPKPLPVPDFRSKKQRGGVRHRKRKDLYQVTEAQKLRNRVKFGLPEESSLGDGLGVGYGMLGQAGSGKLLVSARQNKKKAKIYKVKSYGGSGAAARSGLMSSSFAFTPAQGIELSNPQAYTDGTQSAYFSETGTFSKIKRQKSVFGV, encoded by the coding sequence ATGGTTGTTTCTGTTACGGCGTCAACTACTAGTGGCAAGCCGTTGCCGGAGGATGTTTTACAGAGGACATTGGAAGCATGTGATAGAACCCTAGCTCTTGATTCATCGAAGAAGAAGGTCGTTGATTTTGTTGAGAGTCGAATGAGTACTATTGCTCCTAATCTGTGTGGTGTTGTTGGTAGTGCAGTTGCTGCGAAACTAATGTGTTGTGCTGGTGGTTTATCGTTGTTGGCGAATATGCCTGCTGATAATGTGAGGAGTCTGGGTGGTAAAAGGAAGAATTTAGCAGGGTTTTCCACAGCTAATGCTTTGCGATTTTGTTATATTGAGGAAACAGATGTATATCAGAGTACACCTCCTTCGTTGAGGGTGAAAGTTTGTAGAATTTTGGCGAATAAAGCTATTCTAGCAGCACGAATGGACTTGAGCAAAGCTGGAATGTTCAATTTTAAGGAAGAGATTTGTAAAAAGATGGAGAAATTGCAAGAGTTACCTCCTGCAAGGCTGCCAAAGCCTCTTCCAGTTCCTGATTTTAGGTCTAAGAAGCAGAGAGGTGGTGTTCGGCATAGAAAGAGGAAAGATCTATATCAGGTTACAGAGGCGCAGAAGCTGAGGAATAGGGTGAAGTTTGGGTTACCTGAAGAAAGCTCGTTAGGGGATGGATTAGGGGTGGGCTATGGTATGCTTGGTCAGGCTGGAAGTGGCAAGTTGCTTGTATCAGCTCGTCAGAACAAGAAAAAAGCAAAGATTTACAAGGTGAAGAGTTATGGCGGCAGTGGTGCAGCAGCCAGATCAGGCCTGATGAGTTCGAGTTTTGCCTTCACACCTGCACAAGGGATTGAGCTATCGAATCCTCAGGCATATACGGATGGAACTCAAAGCGCCTATTTTTCTGAGACAGGAACATTTTCAAAGATTAAGAGACAAAAGTCCGTTTTTGGTGTTTGA